In one Lolium rigidum isolate FL_2022 chromosome 3, APGP_CSIRO_Lrig_0.1, whole genome shotgun sequence genomic region, the following are encoded:
- the LOC124694205 gene encoding purple acid phosphatase 23-like: MADSGTNAGHLHHRHHHCLHLLLLLLLLLLLLPCHQFASHIVDGGGIPTTLDGPFTPVTRAFDRSLRQGSADVPLSDPRLAPRARPPSPEQIALAASADPTSLWVSWVTGRAQVGSHLTPLDPAAVRTEVWYGERAGHHPRVATGSAEVYSQLYPYPGLLNYTSGVIHHVRLANLTPSTRYYYRCGDSSLLLEGGLSDERSFRTLPAPAPDAYPRRVAVVGDLGLTGNSTSTVDHLAKNDPSLILMVGDMTYANQYLTTGGAGVPCFSCSFPDAPIRESYQPRWDGWGRFMEPLTSRVPMMVIEGNHEMEPQGRGGAVTFASYSARFAVPADESGSGTKFYYSFDAGGIHFIMLGAYVDYNRTGPQYSWLEKDLQRVDRGLTPWVVASWHSPWYNSYASHYQEFECMRQQMEGLLYQHGVDIVFSGHVHAYERMNRVFNYTLDTCGPVYITIGDGGNIEKIDIDHADDPGKCPLPGDNTPEFGGVCHMNFTSGPAKGRFCWERQPEWSAFRESSFGHGILEVVNSTYALWTWHRNQDTYGKDSVGDQIYIVRQPKECLMQSMSVASLEW, encoded by the exons ATGGCCGACAGCGGAACCAATgccggccacctccaccaccgacaccaccattgcctccacctcctcctcctcctcctcctcctcctattgCTACTGCCATGCCACCAGTTCGCCTCCCAtatcgtcgatggcggcggcattCCGACCACGCTGGACGGGCCGTTCACGCCGGTCACCCGCGCATTCGACCGCTCGCTCCGGCAGGGCAGCGCGGACGTCCCGCTCTCCGACCCCCGCCTGGCCCCGCGCGCGCGCCCGCCGTCCCCGGAGCAGATCGCgctcgccgcctccgccgaccCCACCTCGCTCTGGGTCTCCTGGGTGACCGGCCGCGCCCAGGTGGGCTCCCACCTCACCCCGCTCGACCCCGCCGCCGTCCGCACCGAGGTCTGGTACGGCGAGCGCGCCGGCCACCACCCGCGCGTCGCCACCGGCTCGGCCGAGGTCTACAGCCAGCTCTACCCGTACCCGGGCCTCCTCAACTACACCTCCGGCGTCATCCACCACGTGCGCCTCGCCAACCTGACGCCGTCCACCCGCTACTACTACCGCTGCGGCGACAGCTCCCTCCTCCTCGAGGGCGGCCTCAGCGACGAGCGCTCCTTCCGGAcgctgccggcgccggcgcccgacGCGTACCCTCGCCGCGTCGCGGTTGTCGGGGACCTGGGCCTCACCGGCAACTCAACCTCCACCGTCGACCACCTCGCCAAGAACGACCCGTCCCTAATCCTGATGGTCGGCGACATGACGTACGCCAACCAGTACCTCACCACCGGCGGCGCAGGCGTGCCCTGCTTCTCCTGCTCCTTCCCGGATGCCCCGATCCGGGAATCCTACCAGCCACGATGGGACGGCTGGGGAAG ATTCATGGAACCGCTCACATCGAGGGTCCCGATGATGGTCATCGAAGGGAACCACGAGATGGAGCCGCAGGGGCGCGGTGGCGCGGTGACGTTCGCCTCCTACTCGGCGCGCTTCGCCGTGCCGGCCGACGAGTCGGGCTCCGGCACCAAGTTCTACTACTCCTTCGACGCCGGCGGTATCCATTTCATCATGCTCGGCGCATACGTCGACTACAATCGCACTG GACCTCAGTACTCGTGGTTAGAGAAGGATCTGCAGAGAGTCGATCGAGGACTCACCCCGTGGGTCGTTGCTTCTTGGCACTCGCCCTGGTACAACAGCTATGCCTCGCACTACCAGGAGTTCGAGTGCATGAGGCAGCAAATGGAAGGGCTCCTGTACCAACATGGCGTCGACATTGTCTTCTCAGGACAT GTACACGCATACGAAAGGATGAACCGGGTATTCAACTACACGCTCGACACATGTGGACCGGTTTACATTACGATCGGAGATGGCGGTAACATTGAGAAAATCGACATTGATCATGCGGATGATCCTGGAAAGTGTCCCTTACCAGGTGACAACACCCCTGAATTTGGTGGGGTATGTCATATGAACTTCACATCTGGTCCTGCCAAGGGGAGATTCTGTTGGGAGAGACAGCCGGAATGGAGCGCGTTCCGGGAAAGCAGTTTCGGCCACGGGATTTTAGAG GTTGTGAATTCGACATATGCCTTGTGGACATGGCACCGAAACCAGGATACATATGGAAAAGACAGTGTAGGGGATCAGATCTACATAGTACGGCAACCCAAGGAGTGTCTAATGCAGTCTATGAGTGTGGCTTCACTCGAATGGTGA